The Prochlorococcus marinus str. MIT 9301 genome window below encodes:
- a CDS encoding high light inducible protein, protein MIKPEIVPKRKLPRYGFHFYNERLNGRMAMIGFIALILTEFFLKHGLLLW, encoded by the coding sequence ATGATTAAGCCAGAAATTGTCCCCAAAAGAAAATTACCTCGTTATGGATTCCATTTTTATAACGAAAGACTTAACGGAAGAATGGCCATGATTGGTTTTATTGCGCTTATTCTTACAGAATTCTTTTTAAAACATGGTTTGCTGTTATGGTGA
- a CDS encoding DUF1257 domain-containing protein: protein MSHFSTIKTQLKEVEPLIKALNHFGYSINQEEKFVKGYKGQFTAVDISMHLPGDTQVGFKWDNNSNAYELVTDLDLWKFEIPVERFISKVTQMYAYQTIISKTQEDGYQIVEQKNKNDGSIELVLTKWEN, encoded by the coding sequence ATGTCACATTTTAGTACGATTAAAACCCAGCTCAAAGAAGTAGAGCCATTAATTAAGGCTTTAAATCATTTCGGTTATAGTATTAATCAAGAAGAAAAGTTTGTCAAAGGATACAAGGGTCAATTCACAGCTGTTGATATAAGCATGCATTTACCTGGTGATACCCAAGTTGGATTTAAATGGGATAATAATTCTAATGCTTATGAATTAGTTACTGACCTTGATCTATGGAAATTTGAGATTCCAGTTGAAAGATTTATCTCAAAAGTTACACAAATGTATGCTTACCAAACAATCATCTCTAAAACACAAGAGGATGGATATCAAATAGTAGAGCAAAAAAATAAAAATGATGGTTCTATTGAATTGGTTTTAACCAAGTGGGAAAACTAA
- a CDS encoding HEAT repeat domain-containing protein yields MTKNKDPNQESLAEIAIDPDVLARELALEIEIDPLEQIDEDVFLKGLNITQECDEALKMLKGNREERIQGLRIFCEYRDQRSFPLLLPLLDQPCPVERMSAVYALGRNPCPSAVQKLVCLLKTDDNAYVRRATAWSLANYDNQIVLEPLINALKNDVAAVRLWSSSSLAEIGNVSFENAQLAAEQLLISLKIDNESGVRSNCIWSLCRLYEKLNNTFQESFVDECTKIALFDKEPSVMEEAKTALDSMGMQGFYN; encoded by the coding sequence ATGACAAAAAATAAGGATCCTAATCAAGAAAGTTTAGCTGAAATAGCAATTGATCCAGATGTTTTAGCCAGAGAATTGGCTTTGGAGATTGAAATAGATCCTCTAGAGCAAATTGATGAAGATGTTTTTTTAAAAGGTTTAAATATCACTCAAGAGTGTGATGAAGCTTTAAAAATGCTCAAAGGTAATAGAGAAGAGAGAATACAAGGGTTAAGAATATTTTGTGAGTATAGAGATCAAAGATCTTTTCCCCTTTTGTTACCATTACTTGATCAACCTTGCCCTGTTGAAAGAATGAGTGCGGTATACGCTTTAGGTCGTAATCCATGTCCTAGCGCAGTCCAAAAACTTGTCTGTCTTTTGAAGACTGATGATAATGCTTATGTCAGAAGAGCAACTGCATGGAGTTTGGCTAATTATGATAATCAAATTGTTTTAGAACCATTAATAAATGCTTTAAAGAATGATGTTGCTGCAGTAAGGTTATGGTCATCTAGTTCTTTAGCTGAAATTGGAAATGTTTCTTTTGAAAACGCTCAATTAGCAGCAGAACAACTTTTAATCAGTTTAAAGATAGATAATGAATCAGGTGTGCGAAGTAATTGCATTTGGTCATTGTGTAGGTTGTACGAAAAATTAAACAACACATTCCAAGAAAGTTTCGTCGATGAATGTACTAAGATAGCCCTTTTTGATAAAGAACCATCTGTTATGGAAGAAGCAAAAACTGCCCTTGATTCAATGGGAATGCAAGGTTTTTATAATTAA
- the bioA gene encoding adenosylmethionine--8-amino-7-oxononanoate transaminase: MKPLDSKTPNQDWHPNIWPPFTQVNKSKPQIEVTHGKDALLFTKNPKKELIDAISSWWVTLHGHSNEYIADAIFNQSKKLEQVIFADFLHPQAKKLAERLSELTKLERLFFSDNGSTAVEVALKIAFQSWQNKGETRTQIVAFDGAYHGDTFGAMALGERNIFNENFDNLMFPVRRVPWPSTWINDEEVENKENEAIQKLETLLKTPTVAVILEPLVQGAGGMNMVRPQFIKRVSEIIKNNNSLLIADEVLTGFGRCGSLFAFQKAKIIPDLISISKGLTGGFLPMGITLCKEKIFQSFVDDSPRKTFWHGHSFTANPLGCAAANASLDLLEKEPHKYLSFEEKHLSHLIKFKNLHHIKKIRVSGTIAAFDLDIGNKKGYFNNIGKEIKSLAMEQGLFIRPLGNVIYLLPPLCITDDQLEKSYWIIRQILENL, encoded by the coding sequence ATGAAACCTTTGGATTCAAAAACTCCAAATCAAGATTGGCACCCAAATATTTGGCCACCTTTTACTCAAGTCAATAAGAGTAAGCCGCAAATAGAAGTAACTCATGGTAAAGATGCCCTCCTATTTACTAAAAATCCTAAAAAAGAGCTAATAGATGCAATTAGTAGTTGGTGGGTAACTCTTCATGGTCATAGTAACGAATATATTGCAGATGCCATTTTTAATCAATCAAAAAAACTTGAGCAAGTTATATTTGCTGATTTTTTACATCCACAGGCAAAAAAATTGGCGGAAAGACTTAGTGAATTAACAAAACTAGAAAGATTATTCTTTTCTGATAACGGTTCTACTGCAGTGGAAGTCGCTTTAAAAATTGCCTTCCAATCATGGCAAAATAAAGGAGAGACAAGAACTCAAATAGTGGCTTTTGATGGCGCCTATCATGGCGATACATTTGGAGCAATGGCTTTAGGTGAAAGAAATATTTTTAATGAGAATTTCGATAATCTTATGTTCCCAGTTAGGAGAGTCCCATGGCCTTCAACTTGGATAAATGATGAAGAAGTAGAAAATAAAGAAAATGAGGCGATCCAAAAATTAGAAACTCTACTTAAAACTCCCACAGTAGCAGTGATCCTTGAGCCACTTGTTCAAGGAGCAGGAGGAATGAATATGGTTAGGCCTCAATTTATAAAAAGAGTTTCAGAAATTATAAAAAATAATAATTCTTTGTTAATTGCCGATGAAGTTTTGACTGGGTTTGGAAGATGTGGAAGCCTTTTTGCGTTTCAAAAGGCAAAAATCATTCCAGATTTAATCAGTATTTCAAAAGGCTTAACTGGTGGATTTTTACCAATGGGAATAACTTTATGTAAAGAAAAAATTTTCCAATCTTTTGTTGATGATTCCCCAAGAAAAACTTTTTGGCATGGACATAGTTTTACTGCTAATCCTTTAGGTTGTGCTGCGGCAAACGCTAGTCTTGATTTATTAGAAAAAGAACCACACAAATACCTTTCATTTGAAGAAAAACATTTATCTCATTTAATTAAATTTAAAAATTTACATCATATAAAAAAGATAAGGGTATCCGGCACAATTGCTGCCTTCGATTTAGATATTGGGAACAAAAAAGGTTATTTCAATAATATTGGAAAAGAAATAAAGAGTCTTGCAATGGAGCAAGGTTTATTTATTAGACCCCTAGGGAATGTTATTTATCTCTTGCCACCTCTCTGTATAACCGATGATCAATTAGAAAAAAGTTACTGGATAATAAGGCAAATCTTAGAAAATCTTTAG
- a CDS encoding ferredoxin, whose protein sequence is MDFTNPFHNTEKNNEITGWEPVLGGQLAEKAVWVDEAKCIGCQYCVHVASNTFTVDEFHGRSRAIRQDGDSSDVIQEAIDTCPVDCIHWVKFEELDNLENSLDRDMFQTFGKPPRMNKH, encoded by the coding sequence ATGGATTTTACCAATCCATTTCATAATACTGAAAAAAATAATGAGATTACAGGCTGGGAGCCCGTATTAGGAGGTCAGTTAGCCGAAAAAGCTGTATGGGTTGATGAAGCTAAGTGTATTGGTTGTCAGTACTGTGTCCACGTAGCTTCGAACACTTTTACTGTTGATGAATTTCATGGTAGAAGTCGAGCTATTAGGCAAGATGGAGATAGTTCTGATGTTATACAAGAAGCAATAGATACATGTCCTGTTGATTGTATTCATTGGGTCAAATTTGAAGAATTGGATAATTTAGAGAATAGCCTCGATAGGGATATGTTTCAAACATTTGGAAAGCCACCGAGAATGAATAAGCACTAA
- the rlmN gene encoding 23S rRNA (adenine(2503)-C(2))-methyltransferase RlmN: MKNLLGSTIKDLENVALDYGQAGFRGRQIYNWIYNYRNKKKNIDQIEVLPLDFRKRLKDDGFKVSDLSIHERNLANDGTLKLLLSTEDNESIECVGIPTEKRLTACLSSQVGCPMDCKFCATGKEGLKRSLKVSEILDQILFIENEMNRKVTNIVFMGMGEPLLNIDDLLLSIRSINEDLKISQRKITVSTVAVPKMINKLSAKSFKILGNCQFTLAVSLHAPNQKIRETIIPSAKNYEIENIIEDCKQYVRDTGRRVSFEYLMLRGVNDKIEHANELSHLLKGFQCHVNLIQYNQIDEVEFQRACLKDLQSFQSRLSHNGIAVSLRKSRGLDKNAACGQLRQNARN; the protein is encoded by the coding sequence TTGAAAAATCTTCTTGGGAGTACTATTAAAGATTTAGAAAATGTGGCTTTAGATTATGGTCAGGCTGGTTTTAGAGGTCGCCAAATCTATAATTGGATTTACAACTATAGAAATAAGAAGAAAAATATTGATCAAATAGAAGTCTTACCTTTAGATTTTAGGAAGAGGTTAAAAGATGATGGTTTTAAAGTAAGTGATCTAAGCATTCATGAAAGAAACTTAGCAAACGATGGTACTCTAAAGTTATTACTTTCTACAGAAGATAATGAAAGTATTGAGTGCGTTGGTATACCAACTGAAAAAAGATTAACTGCTTGTCTCTCAAGTCAAGTTGGTTGCCCAATGGACTGCAAATTTTGTGCAACTGGTAAAGAGGGTTTGAAGAGATCTTTAAAAGTAAGTGAAATTTTAGATCAAATTTTATTTATCGAAAATGAAATGAATAGAAAAGTCACCAATATTGTTTTCATGGGTATGGGTGAGCCCTTATTAAATATTGATGACTTGCTCTTATCAATTAGATCTATAAATGAGGATTTAAAAATTAGCCAGAGAAAGATAACTGTCAGCACTGTCGCTGTCCCAAAAATGATAAATAAATTATCAGCAAAGTCTTTTAAAATATTAGGCAATTGTCAATTTACATTAGCAGTAAGCCTACATGCTCCAAACCAAAAAATAAGAGAAACAATAATACCAAGTGCAAAAAACTATGAGATCGAGAATATAATTGAAGACTGTAAACAATACGTAAGAGATACTGGCAGGAGGGTAAGTTTTGAATATTTAATGCTAAGAGGGGTTAACGACAAAATAGAACATGCTAATGAATTAAGTCATTTGCTGAAAGGGTTTCAATGCCACGTAAATTTAATACAGTACAACCAAATTGATGAGGTTGAATTTCAAAGAGCATGCCTAAAAGATCTTCAATCATTTCAATCTAGACTCTCTCATAATGGCATCGCTGTAAGCTTGCGAAAAAGCAGAGGTCTCGATAAAAATGCTGCATGCGGTCAGTTAAGACAAAATGCAAGAAATTAA
- a CDS encoding aldo/keto reductase: MQYRRFGRTNLKIPVLSLGGMRFQKSWDQLDFSEVSFEEQNKVENILDLATQYGLSHVETAKYYGTSEVQLGMCFKNTKKIPNIIQTKIPPNSDPEIFEKDVTTSIEKLKVKKIDLLAIHGINTSEHLHQAIRDGGCIDILRNFQKENLIGSIGFSTHGKSSLIEKAISTNLFDYVNLHWYFINQENTKVINLANKHDLGVFIISPTDKGGHLHTPSIKMLEFCKPLHPIVFNDLFCLRNQNVHTLSVGIAKETDFALHLEAVSLLSESEKYVPKIINRLRQESINSLGLEWHQNWNRNLPSWEYTPGNINIPVLLWLSNLIDWLGMEGYARSRYQLLGNGSHWFPGCNANLLDVDVSEGQLLKVLEGHINPKKVIRKLRNLKDKFGDKNSKRLSKK; this comes from the coding sequence ATGCAATATCGTAGATTTGGTAGGACTAATCTGAAGATTCCTGTTTTATCTTTAGGTGGTATGAGATTTCAAAAAAGTTGGGATCAATTAGATTTTTCTGAGGTTTCATTTGAAGAACAAAATAAAGTAGAAAACATATTAGATCTTGCAACACAATATGGCTTAAGTCATGTAGAAACCGCAAAGTACTATGGAACTTCTGAGGTGCAATTGGGTATGTGTTTCAAGAATACTAAGAAAATCCCAAATATAATTCAAACAAAGATTCCACCAAATAGTGATCCAGAAATTTTTGAGAAAGATGTTACGACAAGTATTGAAAAACTGAAAGTTAAAAAAATTGATTTGTTAGCCATACATGGCATTAATACATCTGAACATTTGCATCAGGCTATTCGAGATGGAGGTTGCATTGATATTTTGAGGAATTTTCAAAAAGAAAATTTAATTGGATCTATAGGATTTTCAACCCATGGAAAATCGTCACTTATTGAAAAGGCTATATCAACAAACTTATTTGATTATGTAAATTTGCACTGGTATTTCATTAATCAGGAAAATACAAAGGTTATTAATTTAGCCAATAAGCATGATCTTGGGGTTTTCATAATAAGTCCCACTGATAAAGGGGGACATCTGCATACTCCCTCAATAAAAATGTTGGAATTTTGTAAACCACTTCATCCTATAGTTTTTAATGATCTTTTTTGCTTAAGAAATCAAAATGTCCATACTTTGAGCGTAGGTATTGCAAAAGAGACAGATTTTGCTCTGCATTTAGAAGCTGTCTCGTTGTTATCAGAATCTGAGAAGTATGTGCCTAAGATAATAAACAGATTAAGGCAGGAATCAATTAATTCCTTAGGTTTAGAGTGGCATCAAAATTGGAATAGAAATTTACCAAGTTGGGAATATACGCCGGGGAATATCAATATTCCTGTTCTGCTTTGGCTTTCAAATTTAATCGATTGGTTAGGTATGGAAGGATATGCAAGATCTAGATATCAATTGCTTGGTAATGGAAGCCACTGGTTCCCAGGATGCAACGCAAATTTGCTAGATGTAGATGTTTCTGAAGGACAATTATTGAAAGTATTAGAAGGTCATATAAACCCAAAAAAAGTTATAAGAAAATTGAGAAATTTAAAAGATAAGTTTGGAGATAAGAACTCTAAAAGATTATCAAAGAAATAA
- the rsmG gene encoding 16S rRNA (guanine(527)-N(7))-methyltransferase RsmG, with translation MKKQNIPEEILSLLTEEEINMFQELQIKIKELNNKTNITRLTDGDDYWVSQVFDSIWPFKAFTNINFDNKKFLDIGSGCGFPGLAYAITHPNSEIYLIDSLKKKTDAIKILVEKINFKNNIHVINDRIENLAHHSSMRNNFNIATTRAVSNPSTVSEYILPMLKKEGFGVLYCGKWTNEESKNLDKTLEILEGKVKDKKEILLPRNKGTRNIILIQQKRLCPEIYPRKVGKPEKNPL, from the coding sequence ATGAAAAAACAAAACATCCCAGAAGAAATTCTTTCCTTATTAACTGAAGAAGAGATAAATATGTTTCAAGAGTTACAAATTAAAATTAAAGAATTAAATAATAAAACCAATATCACAAGACTAACTGATGGGGATGATTATTGGGTATCTCAAGTTTTTGACAGCATTTGGCCATTTAAAGCCTTCACGAATATTAATTTTGATAATAAAAAATTTTTAGATATTGGATCAGGTTGTGGCTTCCCAGGTTTAGCTTATGCCATAACTCATCCTAATTCTGAAATATACTTAATTGATTCTTTGAAAAAGAAAACAGATGCAATAAAGATTTTAGTTGAAAAGATCAATTTCAAAAACAATATTCATGTAATCAATGATCGTATTGAGAACTTAGCCCACCATTCGTCAATGAGAAATAATTTTAATATTGCAACAACTAGAGCGGTTAGTAACCCATCAACAGTTTCAGAATATATATTACCAATGTTAAAAAAAGAAGGATTTGGAGTTTTATATTGTGGCAAATGGACGAATGAAGAAAGCAAAAATCTAGATAAAACTTTAGAAATATTAGAAGGAAAAGTTAAAGATAAAAAAGAAATACTATTACCAAGAAATAAAGGCACCCGAAATATTATTCTTATTCAACAAAAAAGGTTATGCCCTGAAATTTACCCGAGAAAAGTTGGCAAACCTGAAAAAAATCCATTATGA
- the bioD gene encoding dethiobiotin synthase: MSSQDSIFKFIICGTDTDIGKTLISSFFVKGLNSFYWKPIQSGIESQTDSQTVEKLAQVNREKIIKEAYVFTKPLSPHWAAEIDQKTINFDKLRLPKVQGPLIIETAGGLMVPITRNFLQIDQIKQWNLPVILVCKSSLGTLNHTLLSIEALKRRNIEILGLVVNGEKHLDNPKTLVDFSGIPLITEFPYIKKMDSNNLDKLWEELEIKNKLISLLNSKIS, translated from the coding sequence ATGAGTAGTCAGGATAGTATTTTCAAATTTATAATTTGTGGAACAGATACTGATATTGGAAAAACTTTAATAAGCTCTTTTTTTGTTAAAGGATTAAATTCCTTTTATTGGAAGCCTATTCAAAGTGGTATTGAATCGCAAACTGATAGTCAAACTGTTGAAAAACTTGCACAAGTAAATAGAGAGAAAATAATCAAAGAAGCTTATGTCTTTACCAAACCCCTATCTCCTCATTGGGCTGCTGAAATAGATCAAAAAACTATTAACTTTGATAAGTTAAGATTGCCAAAAGTACAAGGCCCATTAATTATAGAAACTGCAGGTGGATTAATGGTTCCAATAACACGCAATTTTTTGCAAATAGATCAAATAAAACAATGGAATCTTCCGGTAATACTTGTATGTAAGAGCTCACTTGGGACTCTCAACCATACCCTGCTTAGTATTGAGGCCTTAAAAAGAAGAAATATTGAAATTTTAGGTTTAGTAGTAAATGGCGAAAAACACCTAGATAATCCAAAAACTCTAGTTGATTTTAGTGGTATTCCATTAATTACCGAATTTCCTTATATAAAAAAAATGGACTCAAATAATTTAGATAAACTATGGGAAGAACTTGAAATTAAAAATAAATTAATCTCACTTTTAAATTCCAAAATAAGTTAA
- a CDS encoding J domain-containing protein, which yields MKGETSYYKILGVNENASNHELRKAFCKLSIELHPDTTSLEIDVAKTKFQEVLEAYEHLNNSNLRKIYDDKLKENSKSRNNTNVLNNLVIDSNNQNLIGNRRPFSNGELFSLFLLIIIISISLICSIFIASFTGKELDTIPLWLIK from the coding sequence TTGAAAGGGGAAACTTCCTATTACAAAATTTTAGGTGTTAATGAAAATGCATCCAATCATGAATTAAGAAAGGCGTTTTGTAAACTTTCTATTGAGTTGCATCCTGATACAACTTCATTAGAAATAGATGTTGCTAAAACTAAATTTCAAGAAGTTCTAGAAGCTTATGAACATTTGAATAATAGTAATTTAAGGAAAATATATGATGACAAACTAAAAGAAAACTCCAAAAGTAGAAATAATACTAATGTTTTAAATAATTTAGTAATCGATTCAAATAATCAAAATTTAATAGGAAATAGAAGACCTTTTTCAAATGGAGAATTGTTTTCGTTGTTTCTTTTAATTATCATCATTTCTATAAGTTTAATTTGTTCAATTTTTATTGCTTCTTTTACTGGAAAAGAATTAGATACAATACCGCTTTGGCTAATTAAATAA
- a CDS encoding DUF3143 domain-containing protein codes for MNPSKKPINQNSLQTLELWLTDLGAVKDINNPSKWYLLLSNWNATIIFEQEDLSVIWESEGEETKRLFSYCINREDVENAILQGP; via the coding sequence GTGAATCCCTCTAAAAAACCAATCAATCAAAATTCACTGCAAACATTGGAATTGTGGCTAACTGATTTAGGTGCTGTGAAGGATATTAATAATCCATCTAAATGGTATTTGTTACTTTCAAATTGGAATGCAACTATTATTTTTGAACAAGAAGATTTAAGTGTTATCTGGGAAAGCGAAGGAGAAGAAACTAAAAGACTATTTTCCTATTGCATTAATAGAGAAGATGTGGAAAATGCAATACTGCAGGGACCTTAA
- a CDS encoding DUF2997 domain-containing protein, with protein sequence MPQKTLRFKIHQDGRVEETVEGFTGNSCNEATKNLEEALGEVTVKNKSSEAFISNQNENLKQLNNESNVTF encoded by the coding sequence ATGCCTCAAAAAACATTGAGATTCAAAATTCATCAAGACGGAAGAGTTGAAGAGACTGTTGAAGGATTCACTGGTAATTCATGCAATGAAGCTACAAAAAATCTTGAAGAAGCTTTAGGTGAAGTAACAGTCAAGAATAAATCATCTGAAGCTTTCATCTCTAACCAAAATGAAAACTTAAAACAACTAAACAACGAATCTAATGTCACATTTTAG